Genomic window (Mycolicibacterium smegmatis):
TCGTCATGCGAGGCAGACTAGCGGCATGACCGATGACGGCTACACAGTCGGTGACTACCTCCTGGACCGGCTCGCCGAACTCGGCGTGACCGAGGTCTTCGGCGTCCCCGGCGACTATCAGCTGGAGTTCCTCGACCACGTCGTGGCGCACCCGCGCATCACGTGGGTCGGCGGCGCGAACGAACTCAACGCGGGCTACGCGGCCGACGGCTACGGCCGGCTGCGGGGCATGGCGGCGTTGGTCACCACGTTCGGCGTCGGTGAGCTCTCGGCGGCCAACGCCATCGCAGGCAGCTACGCCGAGCACGTCCCGGTGGTGCACATCGTCGGCGCGCCGTCGAAGGATTCGCAGGCCGCGCGGCGCATCGTGCACCACACGCTGGGTGACGGCGATTTCGAGCACTTCCTGCGCATGAGCCGCGAGATCACCTGCGCGCAGGCCAATCTGGTGCCCGCCACGGCGACCCGCGAGATCGACCGCGTGCTCTCGGAGGTGCACGAGCAGAAGCGGCCCGGCTATCTGCTGATCGCGACCGACGTCGCCCGCTTCCCCACCGAACCACCGACCGCCCCGCTGCCGCGCCACAGCGGGGGCACCAGCCCACGGGCGCTGTCGCTGTTCACCGAGGCCGCAACGCAACTCATCGGCGAGCACCGGTTGACCGTGCTGGCCGATTTCCTGGTGCACCGCATGGGATGCGTCGAGGCGCTCAACAAGCTGCTGACCGCCGACACCGTGCCGCACGCCACGCTGATGTGGGGCAAGAGCCTGGTCGACGAGAGTTCGCCGAACTTCCTGGGCATCTACGCCGGTGCGGCCAGTGAGGGCTCGGTGCGCGAGGTGATCGAGGACGCGCCTGTGCTGGTGACCGCAGGTGTGCTGTTCACCGACATGGTCAGCGGGTTCTTCAGCCAGCGCATCGACCCGGCACGCACGATCGACATCGGGGTCAACCAGAGCGTCGTCGCCGGGCAGGTGTTCGCGCCGCTGGACATGGCTGCCGCGCTCGACGCGCTCGCGTCGATCCTCGCCGAACGCGGCATCGAGTCGCCCGCACTGCCG
Coding sequences:
- a CDS encoding alpha-keto acid decarboxylase family protein — protein: MTDDGYTVGDYLLDRLAELGVTEVFGVPGDYQLEFLDHVVAHPRITWVGGANELNAGYAADGYGRLRGMAALVTTFGVGELSAANAIAGSYAEHVPVVHIVGAPSKDSQAARRIVHHTLGDGDFEHFLRMSREITCAQANLVPATATREIDRVLSEVHEQKRPGYLLIATDVARFPTEPPTAPLPRHSGGTSPRALSLFTEAATQLIGEHRLTVLADFLVHRMGCVEALNKLLTADTVPHATLMWGKSLVDESSPNFLGIYAGAASEGSVREVIEDAPVLVTAGVLFTDMVSGFFSQRIDPARTIDIGVNQSVVAGQVFAPLDMAAALDALASILAERGIESPALPPAPAPQRPAAPPRDAVLTQEALWDRLAEALTPGNVVLADQGTSFYGLAGHRLASGVTFIGQPLWASIGYTLPAALGAGLADRDRRTVLLIGDGAAQLTVQELGAFGREGLTPVVVVVNNNGYTVERAIHGVTARYNDITAWQWTELPAALGVPDALTFRCATYGELDDALTVAAETQDRMVFVEVMLERMDIPPLLGELAQSASAANAK